The region ATGTCTGAGTGAGGAGGACGGAGAGCCGGGCTGCGGCTGGGGACAGCGgatggggcagcaggggctggcatggggctggcccCCAGAAGGCACTGCTGGTTTtgggatggggaggtgggggctgttgggtggctgggcagggccaAGGGGTCCAGGGTCcagctgcagggtgctgggatggggaacCGTGTACCCATGCCACAGTGTGGCTTTGGGCTTCCCTTGGGGAAGCGGAGACCTCCCCCCGCCAGACACCAACACACTCTGCCCTGTGCCAGAGCATCCCCAGTGGTCCCCACCCTACTCCTGGGACAAGGCACCCCCCGAGTGCCCCATTCTGCTCGGGGACACAGCatacccccccaaacccccctctgCTCCTAAGCTGGTGCCCCAGCGCTGCACTGAGCTCTGGCTCTCACCGCCCACCGTGTGGCCCCGAGGGCAGGGATAGGGGTGCCCcactcccccagctcccccccagccgCAAGACTGGGGGGGGTTCTGGCTGCTGGGAGGGAGCGGACGGGGGGAGGAAGGAACTGGCCCTTCCCGCTGCGGGGAAAGCGCGGCGATTTCCAACCCAAACACCCCGGCGCTCAGCAGCCGCATACTTTCCCAGCGTCCCTCCCCTCCTTTATTCCCGAGGACATTGGCGATCAAACCCAGGTTGGCCCCATCTCCCGCTCCTGCAGTGAGGTCATCGAGCTGTGTTTGTGACATCCCGGCATCTCCATGGCAGCGCGCTGTGATGTCATAAGCCCAGGGTTGCGACCTCACAGCAGGAGGACAATGATCTTATTAAAACAACATGATCCCCGTCCGTGGCCGCTCGAGGCCGGGGGACTCCAGTGCAGGATAACGGCCAGCGGAGGGACTGGTGGCAGCCAGGGAGACACTGGCGATGGACCCCTCCTTGGTTTGTGTCACCAGTGGGTGCTGGCGGTGACACAGGGTACGATACGGTGCCCAAAGCAGAGGGCACCCTGACCAATACAAACACACAACCCCTGTGGTGCTGAGTTGACGGTGAATTGGGGACAGCCATGCTCGGGGGTCCCCCGGGGCTCGGCCGTGGCACTGCCCACAGCCAGGGCCGAGCGTCTGGGGCCTTATCGGGGCGCAGAGCCCTTTCATGTCGGGCCGGCGGGTGGCGAGCAGAGCTGATGAGGACCTGTCCCCAGATCAGAGCCGCCCGGCGCTGACAGCGACCGTGGGGCCCGTTCTTAAATTAGACGggtcccctgcctccccccagccggcgcttccagcccctgccccatggTCAGCCCCACGGCAGAGCACAGCCTGGGACATCCCTGCCATCTGCCTGGCCAGCGGGTCCCACGCACATGCGTGGTCACGCACCGTACCCGCCCCAAGAAGGGCTGTTTGGTGGCCGGACATCACTCGGGCACTGACAAACAagtgatggatggatggaggggtgaATGGGAGGACGGACAGAccgatgggtgggtgggtggctggaTGGATGGACAGGCAGGTAGGTATGGGGATGGGTGGGAAGAGGGATGCATGTGTTTGttgatggatggatgggtgaGTGCACAGGCAGGTCAGGAGATGGATGAGGAGATGGTTGTGAGATAGAAAGCTGTATGCAAGTattgatggatggatggatagatggatggatggatggatggatggatggatggacggacggacagacggatggGAGGAAGGATGGCCCTAGCAACTCCTTAGTGAGCCCCTATGACTCTGTACATGATCATTCTTTTCCAACAACCTCAATTTCATCTACCAGCAGAAAAGGCCCAGCTCTGTCCTGTGAGAGAAGGGCATATCCACATCCCAAGGGGAGAAAATTGATCTTTCCCACTAAGCAACAACTAAAGGGCCTGACCTTGTGCCCTTGCAGCAGTTCACGCTCGCTGCTACCACAGGATCCGTTCTCCACAGcccagaggggaaactgaggccaggGGTGACCCACCTCAAGTCCAGCGGAGCTGAAACCACCCCTCTGTGAGGAGGCACAGCGCCGTGGCCAGTcctgctccctccagctccccacacaTCCATCTGTCCGGCCATGGGAAGGACACGCATTGCTTGGGCTGGGAGCAATGCCGCTGGGAGGGGGTGTCCTTGGGCCCCCACGGGCAGTAAACATGATGTCATGTGGCAGCGTACACAGCCTGCTCTGTGCGCGGGTCCGCGAATGGGCTTCACAAGTCCTGCGTGGGAGGCATCGACCGTGGCCCACAGCCAAGGGAACTGGAGTCGGGAGATAAAATCAGGTTTGCTTTGGGCTGGAGCAAACAGCCTTTTGCAGGAAGGAGTAAGGGACAGTGAGAGCAGCTGGATGGGGGGGACACCTCCCCATCTCGGAGGGCTTGGCAGAGAGCAGAGGTGatgggggaccccccccagcaaaGCCTGGCACTGGTCTTGCCGGTCCCAGGTCGGCTCCCTTTGCGCCTACTTGACTTAGAATAACTCTGTAGGCACTTGAAGTCACTAATCAGCCCGGAGCACTTGAGAGCAGCCCGGGGCTGCCTCCCGTCTCCTGCCGATAACAGGCCGCCAGCCCCGGGCTCACTCCGGCGTCCCGCTCCCACGTCCTCGGGGAAAGGTCCCGGCCTGTCAGGGTCCTGCAGGGCACAAAGCGAGGAGAGCTCGGAGCAGAGGTCACCACCGGGTGCTGAGCCCTGTGTTAGGGCGGGGAGACGACACCATCGTGCTTGTTGATTTACCTCTTGTTTCAAAAGCTTTgtgctgtccccaagcccctgcCCAGGTTTGAGGGGTCCGACAGAGGGAAACGAGGGGATGGGGACCTTTGGGAGAGAGACAAGAGGGTCCCACTTGAACCCTCTATGTGGAAGAGGAGCAGCTGACTGCAGGCCTGGgatcttccccctccttccctctggaTCTTTCCATGTCCCCCCTGTGCAGATCCGCCGGCCCCAGCATGGCTCGTGACTCAGGCAGTGGCAGTGTGGTGACACACAGCTGGCTTGACAGGCCATCTCCAGTTTAATGCTACAGGCTATTTACAATTCCCGGGACCCCGGGCTCAGCCTTCTCACAGCCTGGGCTTTCCTGGGGGTGAGTCAGGGGATGCCGTCCCCTGGGAcatcctgctcccctgcctgtgggagagcagagggggatTAGCAGATGCAGCCCTGGGAAAAGTTTCCAGCTCTGGGTGACACTGCGTGAGTCACGTAAAGAAGCTGTCACGCCGTCCCAGCAGCCAGGACCCTCCTTGTTGGGGTCAGCAACCCCTGAGCAGCGTGTGGTGATGGGTGGGTTGAGGATCCCCTtgcagaggggcagagcagcGAGGGGGTCCCACAGTGCCTCTGCACCCGCAGGTCCCACGGGTGAGGTGATGCCGGACCTGATGGTGCAGCTGTGAGAGGAGCAGAGTCACGGCATCgctgggacagggggacacgCAGGATGGGACCTGACACCCCACGATACCCTCCCCATCACCATGGATAAACGCAGCATTCactctcctgcctctgccctgcttGTCACCAAGCTGGGGCCAGCGATGGCCCCGCACTGGAGGTCCCCATCTTCCCGGGAGCTGGCGATgtccccggctccccgcggcaTCTTCCAGCTGCAGATGTGTCATGGCCCATCCGCTTCCCTTCGGAAGTCCCCCCCGGGAGGCTCGGGGGGGGGGTCTGACTCACACCCCCCCTCTTCCCGCACGGCCTCCCCCACAGCCCTGGCAGCCCGCCCCGGCCgagcccccgcccggccccgccgctgctcGCCGTCGGAGGGCGGGCAGCACAGCCTAGCGGCTGGAGCTGGAAGGAACCGGGCTGCCCGCgtccccccgctccagccccggccaggcCGCGGAGGGCAGCGAGGACCGGCCCGGAGAGCCGCTGCGGTGGTAAAGCTTCCCCAGGGCCGAGtgagaggtcctgcagccgggtCGGGGCAACCCCGGCACcggtacaggctgggggatggatgcatggacggacggacggacggacggacagacggatggatgaatggatggaagGAAAGCAGCCCCGTGGAGAAGGACTTTGGGTGGGATACTGATGGATTAAAAATTGGACTTTAGCCGCCAATTtgtgcttgtagcccagaaagctgATTGTATCTGGGACTGCAGAACAAGAAACacggccagcagggcgagggaggggattctccccctccaccccgcTCTCGTGGGTGTCCAGTTCTGGGGGCCCCAGGACAAGAAAGACATAGATCTGCTCGAGCGGGTCCAGAGGGCCACAAAAGCGGTAAGAGGGCTGCAACACCTCTTCTATGGAGAAAgactgagagatttggggttgttgagcctggagatgagaagacTTCAGGAAGACCCTATTGAAGCCTTCCAATATATAAAGGGActtatgagaaagatggaaaTAGACTTTTTACTATGGCCTGTAGTTTCTACTGTTTCTGCAAGGggcaacagctttaaactgaaagagatgGCAGGGCCCCACTCCTCCGCAAGGGGAATGGAGGTGTCCCCTGCCACGGGGAGCGAGAGGTGGCCGGGTGCCAGGCTGGGTTTCCCCGAGCCGGGCTGGGGTCTGGGCTCTGTCGCTGACCCCGGCTCTGGACCCGGCCGGGGCAGGGCAAGCTGGGGCAGGAcgagctgcagagctggctgtgagCAGCCATGAGATGGCGGCAGGAGCTCACGCTTGGCTGTCCCAGCCCGGGGAGCCTCACGGGTGTCTGCAGGCACTGGGGGTGCCCGCATCCTGCACCGCCAGCCCTGGCCCCGCTGGCAGGGAGCACAGCAGGCACCagcctgggacaccccccccagtcccccaaaCTGAGAGGGACAACAGGGGACAAACCGTCCCTGTCCAGGACCTTGAACCCACCGTTCGATAAGGGTGGTTAATGATCAGCGCTGGCACGTCCAAGCCAGAGGCACGGTGCCCGCTGCCCCAGAAACAacacctgggcagggcagtgccttgccccacagccccaggacCTGGTGGCAGCACCAGGCTAGCCAGAGGGGATGTGCCCTGCACCCATGGCCCCAGACACCACCACAGCAGAGCCCTGCTTGTGGGCTGGACAGTCTGGCCTGCGCCAGGTCGGGCAGGAGCTGGTGCCATGGTCTCCCTGGGGCCATGACAAATCAGACCCACTTCCATTTGGGTTGCCAAACCCTACACTGGGCACACCAAGGTCTCCTCATGTGGGGTCCCGGCTGGCAGCACCCTGAGGAAGTGCTGAGAGAGGTCCTGGGACAGATTGGACCCAGCTCCCTGCATCATCCTGCGCTGCAGGGGGacaaggcagggacagggataTGGCAGGCAGGGGACAAGGCAGGACAGGAGGGCTCAGGCCAGGAGTGGCAGCAGCCCTGAAGAGCAGGCCCAGCGGTGAGCCTGGTGTCACTGCGGAGTGTACCCAATGCCGGTGTGCAATGCCTGTGCCGGCACATGATGTGCGGTGCCCGGTGAGCCGTCCCTGGCGCCTGCTGTCCATGTGCAATGCCTGGCCTGCAGCACCTAGTGCTGGTAGCAGTGCCAGTGCCACACGCTACGTTGTCCCCAGGGTGCTGTACTTGCCATGCCGTGCCAGTGCTGGCTGTGAGGTGCCTGCTGCACGGTGACGTTGAGCAATGCACAGCCCGTGGCACCCAGTACCTGCTATGTGGCAGCTCCAggtacccagcgccgggtgcaCGGTGTGTGATGCCCGGTGTACGGTACTCGGTGTATGGCACGTGGTACCCGGTGTGCCAGAGCCGGTAGCCGGTAGGCTGTAGCCGGTATCCATGGCCTGCTAGCAGGTGTGCAGCAGCTGGCACAAGGCGCCCGGTCCCCGCCGTGCAGCGGCCGGTCCCCCATCCCCAGTACCGGGGCTGGTACCCAGTGCGCAGCACCCGCTGGGCGATGCTTAGCTCCCGGTGCTCGGTGCCGGTGCCCGGTTGCCGCCCCGGTGCCGCCCTCCGGTGCCGCCCCCGGTgccgcccccccaccgcccccggtgcctccccgccccgccccgtcccgtgcGCTGCCGACGGAGCATGGCGGGGCcgagcggcggggcccggcggtcGTTGCTGCCGCTGCTCCtcagcccccgcccgccgccgccgccgccgccccgcaggACCGGggggtcggcggcggcggcggcggggccggcgcggctGAAGGGACCGGAGGAGCtaccggggccggggctgctccggACTTTCGTCTGGCTCTTCCTGCGGGGCTACCTGCTGCACACCCACCGGCTCCAGGTGCGCCGGGGCAGCCcggcccggggggcggcgggggagggggggcgaaggccggggctgcggggTAAACGGGGGCCTGGGGACCCTGCACGGGGgcatggaggtgggggggtgcgtgggctggggggggggctcccgggtggggtgcggggaggatgctgtgcgtggggagggggcttTGCAAAGCGGGGGAGTGGGTGCGTGCTGGGGGCAGGGTGAGATGGGCTCCGGGGCGTCGCGGGAGGAGAAGCCTACAAGTGACGGCAGGGAGTTAAGCGGGGGCGGCAGggcgagggagaggaggggcCGAGCGGCGGGGAGCACCCCTCTGCCGTGGGGTGAAGCTGGGGCAAGCAGCACGGAGAGAACCGGATGGCCCCGGGAGGGTCCAGCCAGCCCAGGGCTACTCCAGCATCCCCCAAGCCGGCCGGGCAGCTGAGGGCAAAGGTTCAGGGGCGGCTCATGGGGTCCTGGCATCCCCGGGCAGCCTGAGCTGCCCCGGCCACGACAAGCTGGAGGGGCCACGGTTTGGggggcaggcagccaggcaggTGTTTGGGCAGATGGTacccaggcaggcaggggagggataGGCAGAggtgtttgttttctcctgtcaACACTTCCTCATACGTCGGATGAAGCAAGCGATGGGTTTGGCTGGCCGCGAGCCAGGCGGCTTCTTCCCAGAGCCCTGGAGCTCTGACCGGCCGGGAGGAGTGTGTGGGATCAGGCCTCCCCGGCACCGCAGAGCGCCGGGCACTGATGTTTGGAGAAAGGGCTGTCGCAGGGCAGCGGGGTCTCAGGGAGCGGGCATGGgagctcccctctgctccctcctgcccttgaGGCCCCAAACGTGGCCCGGCTTAGCGGACAGATGCCCACATGCTCCAGAGGAGCCTTTCCCCGGATTCCAGCAGCTCTGGCTTCAGCCTTTCTCTCCCAGCCCTACTCTACCAGGGTCCCAGCTGCCAGCAGACACCGGTGGGCAAGCTTCAGCCCGGGCCACGGCAGCCCACGGCCCCACGCAGCTTGTTCGCCCGGCGAGCTGGCTGCGGCACCGGGGCGGCcgtccctccccctcctcctgccaccacacGCGAGGAACGTCTCCCCGCGGTGACGAATCCAGCTGAATCCGGGCGCAGGCTGCGATGCAGTCAGTCACCAAGGGAGATTGTACCACGTGCATCCCCGCAGCCACGGGGAACGGGGACCAGGGCTTCCTGGCTAGGTCCCCTACAACCCCCCAGGCTTGGACCCACTCCGCGGGGGCTCTGGCGGTGCCCGGGTGAGATGGAAAGCACCCCTTGGAGGTGGCCCTGTGCAGATCCACTTGGAAAAGCGTGCCTGGCTGCCCCTGAGGGATGCGCTGGGGGTCACGGTGCTCCCCGTTTGGGGGGGCAGGCATGGCACCTTTGAGTGCAGCCGAGGAGAGGGGAGCTGCAGCCGGCAGAGCCCAgagtggggctggtgctggtggatGTCCCCTAGTTGGCTTGTGAGCCCGTGGCCCCAGGGCCGTGCCCCAGTGGTGGCAGCCTGCCCTGAGAGGAGCCCAGTCCTGCCCTCCCACCACTGATCATTAACTACCCTTATCAGGCAGTGGGTTCAAGGACCCACGCGGGGACTGTTGTCCCCAGGTTGAGCAGACCATGGCGGGGGCGACGCTGGAAGCCATGGGGCTTGGACCTGCTGACAGCCACTGCAATGGCCCTGCATCTCAGTAGAGCCCCGTGCTTGGCagttgtccctgtccctgccgtCCCCTCTTTGGCCTTGCTTGCCCAAAAGACCCACCAGGCCCTCCGTGCATCTCTGGGGTGGGTGAGGGATGTGCCAGCCTGTGCCGGGGGTTGATGCCTGGTGTGCGTAGTGCTAGCAGAGGACATGAGCCTGGAGGCACCAGCCCAAGCCACCTGCAGAGTGTTTCAAGGATGGTGCCATCTTGGGGGGGTCAGAGCTTGGGCCCAGCGGGTGCTGAGGGGTCCCCAGGACAGGTGCGGGGCAGCATGGGATGGATCCTGcccctgtgctggccctgtcCCATTCACCCTGCTGTGCTCTGGTGCATCACAGCTGATGTCCCGGCGCATTTATGGCCCTATCTGGAAGTCAACCTTCGGGCATTATGAGAACATTAACATCGGGAGCCCGGtggtgctggagcagctgctACGGCAGGAGGGCAAGTACCCCATGCGGAGTGACATGGCCCTGTGGAAGGAGCACCGTGACACCCGGCGCCTGCCCTACGGACCCTTCACCGAGTGAGTCCTGCCCTAACAGCACTCTGCGGGGTGGCGTGTGGCTCCTGTCCCTTCCTCGGATGTAGGGCCCAGGTGGCAGCTCGCATCGCTTCCCTCTCCTGCAAGCAGCGTGTCCCCCGCAAGCAGAAGAGCATGGGATGGCGGGTGGAAAGACCCTTGGGGTGGTTCCAGCCCGGTGTTGGGGGGGATGCACTCAGGGACTGGGAAACTGCTGCCAGCCACTGTCCCCTGCCCGGCCGTGCCCCCAGCGCTGAGCCCCGTCCCTGCACAGGGAAGGGGAGCGCTGGTACCGCCTGCGCCAGGTCCTCAACAAGCGGCTGCTGAAGCCCTCGGAGGCGGTGCTGTACGCAGACGCCATCGGGGAGGTGGTGTCGGACCTGATGGTGCGGCTGCGGGACGAGCGGAGCCGCAGCCcctcgggggtgctggtgggggacGTGGCCAACCTGCTCTACCGCTTCGCCCTGGAAGGTAGGGGGGTCCCCCCccttgcccctgccctgccccactcTCCCCATCTCCGCGGGGGTCTCAATGAGTCCTTTCCCCCACAGGGATCTCCTATATCCTCTTCGAGACTCGCATTGGGTGCCTGAAGCAGCAGGTTCCCGCTGAGACCCAGCGCTTCATCGACTCCATCAACCTCATGTTCAAGAACTCCATCTTTGCCACCGTCCTGCCCCGATGGAGCCGCAAGGTGCTGCCCTTCTGGGACCGCTACCTGGACAGCTGGGACACCATCTTCGCCTTCGGTGAGTGGTGACGATGGGAACCCAGCATGGTGGGATTGGACTCCCTAAGGACCCTCAAAGGTGGGGCAGTCCCCAGCCACGTGTCCTTTTGGCCACCCTCACCCTGTCAGCGCTGGGTCCCGctctctgtccctgcaggcaAGACCCTGATTGACCGAAagatggaggagctggagggacaGGTGGAGCGGGGCAAAGAGGTGTCTGGCTACCTGAGCTACCTGCTGGCCAGCGGCAGGCTCAGCCTGGATGAGGTCTATGGCAGCGTGGCCGAGCTGCTGCTGGCCGGCGTGGACACGGTGAGAGCTGGGCAGCCGCTGAGATCCATGCTGGGTCGGGGGGAGACATGGGGCTGTGGTCAGCCACGCTCCCCAGCCCCTGTGAGCTCTGGGCTGGTAGCTGAGGGGCTGATGTCCCACAGGGGTAAACCCTCAGGGATCAGTCAGTACAGATCCTGTCCTccgctctgctccctgccctgttccttgcctcagtttcccctgtgcTCGCTGCCCCTCACCCCTGGTTCCCTGcacgctggggcaggggctgtctGCTGCCGTCCTGGTGCCACACGTGGCACAAAGCTGTTTGAGTAccagccccatctccctccctcccctctgtgcTCTCCTCCCCCAGACCTCCAACACGCTCTCCTGGGCCCTGTACCACCTCTCCCGGGACCCCGGCATCCAAGAGACCCTGTACCAGGAGCTGAAAGCCGTCGTGCCTGCCAACCGGTATCCTGGTGCTGAGGATATCCCCAAGATGCCGATGCTTCGGGCTGTTATCAAGGAAACGCTGAGGTACAGCCCAGCCTTGCCCCTGCCCCAGAGTCCCGGtcaccagccccttccccaggggcagtcCCTTCTCCCCCCACATCGGGGGGTGCACCAGTTGGGTGCACCAGCCAGGCAGGGTGCAGGGCTGGATTTCAGCCCCTCAGGGCTGCACCCACCCACGtcctccctggggaggggggacacagctgctgagcagcaggagatgTCCTGCCTGTGGCTTTTTCCCCCTGGGGTTCCCCGGGTGGGTCCTGCTTCCCCACTAACTCTCCCCATACCCCAGGGTCTACCCTGTGGTGCCCACCAATGCCAGGGTCTTCTATGAGAAGGACATTGTCATCGGAGACTACCTCTTCCCCAAGAACGTGAGTGGGGGCCGTGCTGTGGGGACCCCCCAGTGGTGCCCGGCAGGGGTCATTAACACACCCCCACTTCTTGACCCGCAGACCCTCTTCGTCCTGGCGCACTACGCGATGTCCCACGATGAGACCTACTTCCCCGAGCCTGAGCGGTTCCTGCCCCAGCGCTGGCTCCGGGGCCACggctccccccaccaccccttcaGCTCCATCCCCTTTGGCTACGGGGTCCGTGCCTGCGTCGGCCGCCGCATTGCCGAGCTGGAGATGCACCTGGCCCTCGCCAGGGTGAGTAGGGACTTCCCCCACCCTAGGTACCTTGCCACAAGCTGGGATGGGGGCCCCAGGGGGTCCCTGAGGCACTGCCACCCCCTTCGCCCCACAGATCATCCAGGCGTTTGAGGTGCGGCCAGACCCCCGCGGCGTGGAGGTGACATCTGTGTCCCGCATCGTCCTGGTGGCTGACAAGCCCATCAACCTGGAGTTCATCGCTCGCCCGGGGACCCCCTGACTGCGTGCCCATGCTGGGCACCAAACGGGGACCCCCGCTGCCCCACGAGGAGGGGCAGGAAGGcaaatcccccccagcacccagcctctGCCTGACTTGGGCTGGgggactcccagccccactgtgggGAAGGTGAGGGGGGCGATGAGAGATGCCTCCAAATTGCCCCTGGGGCACTAGTGTCCCCCTACCCCAAATCAGCAGGAGGCTTGGGGAACTGCTGTGCCTTTCACACACCGCAAGGGGTTGTGTCCCCCCGCCTCATCCTGTGCCCAGCTGGGCTGCGTCGGGGACCCAGGAtctctgccggggctggggggggatgtggggagggggctTGCAGCCATTTGGTGTCTCCTTCGTCCCGTCCTTGTGTAGCTGCGCGTGGATCTGTGCCTGGAGCCAGGATGTCTGGGTCCTCTCTGAACAGCTGACCTTGGCCTCAGCCgcttctctgtgcctcagtttccctcctgcctcccggGGGAGAGTTGGGCTGCCAGCAGGGGTCTGGGGTTTGCGTCTGGTCCCAAGGGATGGAGCCAGCCCTGGTCGTGGGCAAGCAGAGCAATAACACAGCATGTCCCCTGTGATGGGGAGGGGGCCTGTCACCACCTGACGCTGGCATCATGTCACCAGCCGGTGCTGGCAGGGCCAGCCAGCACATGGGGGTTGTGGAGCACCCGGGACCTTTTGCTATCAGCCGTTATTTCACCGAGATGCTGATATGGGGGCACAGAAATGGGGGCAGGACTCACTCCGGGCAAATCATCAGAAAGGATCGGCTCAGCTCCCCTAGTCCCCAGGCTGGCTGTCACCCAGGGCCATCacaggggctcagagctggcagcagccaacAGGCAGGGGATGCGTTGCTGCTTGCCTGAGCTCCTGGAGGGCTGGGGTACAGAGCACCCCCGTGGTGAACCCCCCTCgtgttcctgctgctggggagccgAGCTGGACTGGGGGGAAGCATCAGGCAGAAATCCTGCTGGCACCAAGGCTCCTGTGTGCCCAGGGTGTCCCTGAGGGGACCTGCTAACCACTGCCATGGTGGAGCCATCAAGGCTACATGACATACGGTGAGCCAatgtccccgtccccctggcTCTACCAACATGGGCAGAGGGTGGCATTTCTGCCCACACCACCCTTGCTGAAGCACGTCCCGGTGGGCATCCCAGGCTgggtgccccagccctgctgagcagccggcaccccttccccagcctgggtCTCTCCGGAGGAGCCATGCCCAGCTGCACCCTAGAAAAGCAAGGCAGCGGTTCCTGGAGCAGGCTGCTTTACTTATTACAACAAAGCTGAACAGACCGGCAACTAAATAAATaccccctgcccaccccaaaACATGCACAGGGTCCCCGTGCAAGTGCCCGCCCTGGCGCCAGCTCCGGCACAGGCTGTGCCTCTGCcagggtgctccagccctgcgTGACCCTACAATAAACAAGCCTGTGTGTGCAGCTGAGCCTACGCTACCGGGCACcgggtgctgccggcaggaccgTGCTCGCCGGGGGGGAGAGCCACAGCTGAGGCGCTTGCAGCTGGATGGGAGTGGGGTGGCCGAGTCCCCTGGGGCCATGTGGGTCCCCGTGCCCAGCTGCAGGCATGGCACGGCTCCTCAGGCTCAATGCCCATTGAGCATCACCGTGTGCTCGCTGGCGGGAGGCACCCTCCGACCCCCTtttccccgctccctgcctccccGAGGCTGGCAGGATCTGGCCCCGGACTCAAGACGAGCCCCAGGAccggggcgggcaggcaggccCTCCCCGTGGAGAGCCTCCAGGGCCCGAGCCTCCTTCCACGGCCCCAGGGCCATGCAAGAGACCCCCGCGTCAGACAAGATGACGGCACTTCCCTGGTGTCTTCAGAGTGAGAATCGGTCAATGCCTGAGGGGCAAGAGAGAGCGTGAGGCCATAACTCCGAGGCAGGCaccggtgctgggctgggcatCCTGAGGCATGGCCCTCTGACCTGCCCGGGCAGCCACGGACACAGCAGGGTCGTGCCTCCATCCCTGGATTGCACGCCCTGGAATGGGAGGGGAGTGCTGGCCTGTAGAGGGACATCTCAGtggctgcccagcagctcccagcacagaCACCCCCATGGGCACTAGGGATGGGGTGAGTGAAGGCACCACGACAGGaaaatggggggtggggggagagtcCCATATCTGGTGTATTAACACACACCACTCCCCCAGTCCCCTTCTGCATGGAGCAACTGGGCATTGCTGGGAGAATGGGTGGGCACAAGGGTGGGCACGGAGTGACCCAAGCCTGTCCGCCATCACCACCCCAAAAAAGCATCATTACTTCTGGGAAGCAGCTGGATAGAGGGGCCAGCTCCCTCCTCCACAGTTCACCCCTAAACGGGTACCACGGTGGGCGCCAGCGCTGTGCCCACCCGTCACCAGTGAGGACCCACGAGGCAGTGGGcaagcagagccaggcacaggTGGCCGGGCAGC is a window of Larus michahellis chromosome 7, bLarMic1.1, whole genome shotgun sequence DNA encoding:
- the CYP27A1 gene encoding sterol 26-hydroxylase, mitochondrial; this translates as MAGPSGGARRSLLPLLLSPRPPPPPPPRRTGGSAAAAAGPARLKGPEELPGPGLLRTFVWLFLRGYLLHTHRLQLMSRRIYGPIWKSTFGHYENINIGSPVVLEQLLRQEGKYPMRSDMALWKEHRDTRRLPYGPFTEEGERWYRLRQVLNKRLLKPSEAVLYADAIGEVVSDLMVRLRDERSRSPSGVLVGDVANLLYRFALEGISYILFETRIGCLKQQVPAETQRFIDSINLMFKNSIFATVLPRWSRKVLPFWDRYLDSWDTIFAFGKTLIDRKMEELEGQVERGKEVSGYLSYLLASGRLSLDEVYGSVAELLLAGVDTTSNTLSWALYHLSRDPGIQETLYQELKAVVPANRYPGAEDIPKMPMLRAVIKETLRVYPVVPTNARVFYEKDIVIGDYLFPKNTLFVLAHYAMSHDETYFPEPERFLPQRWLRGHGSPHHPFSSIPFGYGVRACVGRRIAELEMHLALARIIQAFEVRPDPRGVEVTSVSRIVLVADKPINLEFIARPGTP